From a single Nostoc sp. MS1 genomic region:
- a CDS encoding 4a-hydroxytetrahydrobiopterin dehydratase, with amino-acid sequence MAQLLGDAEIEAQASKLSGWRRQGSKLETTRKFKDFVEAIAFVNKLVEPAESAGHHPDIEVSYNKVKITLTTHDAGGLTQKDFDLATEISQIN; translated from the coding sequence ATGGCACAATTATTAGGTGATGCGGAAATTGAAGCACAAGCCAGTAAACTCTCTGGGTGGAGGCGACAGGGTTCCAAGTTGGAGACTACCCGCAAGTTTAAAGATTTTGTCGAAGCGATCGCATTTGTCAATAAGCTAGTAGAACCAGCAGAAAGTGCAGGACATCATCCAGATATAGAGGTGTCTTATAACAAAGTCAAAATTACGCTGACAACCCATGACGCAGGCGGTTTGACACAAAAGGATTTTGATCTGGCAACTGAGATTTCACAAATTAACTAA
- a CDS encoding iron uptake porin: protein MSNILWKSLVVSPAVLGATLLVSSTAIAATNATTEVATTDTVVPTEVAVQQPEIVAQAAPTTSETQIINQVDRYGSEGRGTTQSQVTSVSQFSDVQPTDWAFQALQSLVERYGCIAGYPNGTYRGNRALTRYEFAAGLNACLDRVNELIATATADLVTKQDLATLQRLQEEFSAELATLRGRVDTLEARTAELEANQFSTTTKLVGEAIFAVTDVFGGGDIGDNNNTVFQNRVRLGLQTSFTGRDVLTTRLSSGNASSIIGADNNPVTGTGEGLQTFQVNSTGNNTVEIDKLTYEAPIGPVQVYLAAAGGRHSHYAAVNNPYFFDKTDGGNGALSTFSSENPIYRIGGGAGIAFNIPFGQGGGILRPSSLTVGYLASDANSPSGINPINGQTTGSGLFNGDYSALGQLNFSVGDRVALAATYVHSYRGAGSNLFSPGRDLVGGGENNIPLVGTSFANSLANSSSINAYGVSAAFRPSNNLSISGFVSYIDVVGSGAGDDREAWTYGAGIALPDFGKRGNVLGIFAGAQPYSLGRTSGGNNDVPYQVEGFYKYRVSDNISITPGVIWVTNLNQNGNNDDAFIGTLRTTFTF from the coding sequence ATGTCTAATATATTGTGGAAATCCCTGGTGGTTAGCCCAGCTGTTTTAGGCGCAACACTGTTAGTTTCGTCAACAGCGATCGCAGCGACAAACGCAACCACAGAAGTAGCAACAACTGACACAGTAGTACCTACTGAAGTAGCAGTACAACAGCCAGAAATTGTGGCTCAAGCAGCCCCAACAACCAGCGAAACCCAGATTATCAACCAAGTTGACCGTTACGGTAGCGAAGGTAGAGGTACAACTCAAAGCCAGGTAACATCAGTTTCTCAGTTCTCTGATGTACAACCTACTGACTGGGCATTCCAAGCATTGCAATCCTTGGTTGAGCGCTATGGTTGTATCGCTGGTTATCCCAACGGTACATATCGCGGAAACCGTGCTTTAACCCGTTATGAATTTGCTGCCGGTTTAAACGCTTGTTTGGATCGCGTCAATGAGTTGATTGCAACAGCAACAGCTGACCTAGTAACTAAGCAAGATTTAGCCACTTTACAACGTTTACAAGAAGAATTTTCCGCAGAGCTAGCAACGCTGCGCGGTCGTGTTGATACATTAGAAGCACGCACAGCAGAATTGGAAGCTAACCAATTCTCCACCACCACCAAACTAGTTGGTGAAGCTATCTTTGCTGTTACCGATGTTTTTGGTGGTGGCGACATAGGTGATAACAACAACACTGTTTTCCAAAACAGAGTTCGTTTAGGCTTGCAAACCAGCTTCACTGGCAGAGATGTTTTAACTACTCGTTTGTCTTCTGGTAACGCCAGCAGCATTATAGGGGCAGATAATAACCCTGTTACTGGTACTGGAGAAGGACTACAAACTTTCCAAGTTAATAGCACAGGTAACAACACTGTTGAGATAGACAAATTGACCTATGAAGCTCCCATCGGCCCAGTTCAAGTTTACTTAGCTGCTGCTGGTGGTCGTCATAGTCATTATGCTGCTGTCAATAACCCCTATTTCTTTGACAAAACCGACGGCGGTAACGGTGCTTTATCCACCTTCTCTTCCGAAAACCCCATCTACCGTATTGGTGGTGGCGCAGGTATTGCGTTCAACATACCCTTTGGTCAAGGTGGCGGTATCTTAAGACCTAGCTCTTTAACAGTTGGTTACTTGGCATCTGATGCTAATAGTCCGAGTGGCATTAATCCCATCAATGGTCAAACAACTGGTTCAGGTTTATTCAACGGTGATTACTCCGCTTTAGGTCAGTTGAACTTTAGTGTAGGCGATCGCGTAGCGTTAGCTGCTACTTACGTTCACAGTTATAGAGGAGCAGGCAGCAATCTCTTTAGCCCAGGCAGGGATCTCGTAGGCGGTGGTGAAAATAATATACCCTTAGTCGGTACTTCCTTTGCCAACTCTTTAGCCAACTCATCCTCTATCAATGCCTACGGTGTGTCTGCTGCGTTTAGACCCAGCAATAATCTATCAATTAGTGGCTTCGTATCTTACATTGATGTCGTAGGTAGTGGTGCTGGTGATGATAGAGAAGCTTGGACTTACGGTGCTGGTATCGCCTTACCTGACTTTGGTAAGAGAGGAAACGTACTCGGTATCTTCGCAGGCGCTCAACCATACTCTTTGGGTAGAACATCTGGTGGTAACAATGATGTTCCTTACCAAGTTGAAGGTTTCTACAAATATCGCGTATCTGATAACATCTCCATCACTCCTGGTGTAATCTGGGTTACTAACCTGAACCAGAATGGTAACAATGACGATGCGTTTATTGGAACCCTGAGAACTACCTTCACCTTCTAA
- a CDS encoding RrF2 family transcriptional regulator, which yields MELSCKSEYAILALIEMATHHHSGEPMQIRQIAAQQNIPDRYLEQLLATLRRGGILKSQRGSRGGYFLAREPRKISIFDILECLEGLEAIAGEENVKSQTLDGSVIEEIWQEARQAANAVLKKYSLEDLCEKRDARKHLDVMYYI from the coding sequence GTGGAACTATCGTGTAAATCAGAATACGCCATCCTTGCCTTAATCGAAATGGCAACACATCACCACAGTGGCGAACCTATGCAAATTAGACAAATCGCCGCTCAACAGAATATACCTGATCGCTATTTAGAACAACTATTAGCAACTTTGAGACGTGGAGGTATACTCAAAAGTCAACGGGGATCAAGGGGAGGTTATTTTTTAGCTCGTGAACCCCGAAAAATTAGCATTTTTGATATATTGGAATGTTTAGAAGGGTTAGAAGCAATTGCTGGTGAGGAAAATGTCAAGTCTCAAACATTAGATGGTTCGGTTATAGAAGAAATTTGGCAAGAGGCGCGTCAGGCGGCAAATGCTGTTTTGAAAAAATATAGCCTTGAGGATCTTTGTGAAAAAAGAGATGCTCGCAAGCATTTGGATGTAATGTATTACATTTAG
- the psbD gene encoding photosystem II D2 protein (photosystem q(a) protein), whose product MTIAVGRAPSRGWFDVLDDWLKRDRFVFVGWSGILLFPCAFLALGGWLTGTTFVTSWYTHGLASSYLEGANFLTVAVSSPADSMGHSLLLLWGPEAQGDFTRWCQLGGLWTFVALHGAFGLIGFMLRQFEIARLVGIRPYNALAFSAPIAVFVSVFLMYPLGQSSWFFAPSFGVAAIFRFLLFLQGFHNWTLNPFHMMGVAGVLGGALLCAIHGATVENTLFEDGEGANTFRAFNPTQSEETYSMVTANRFWSQIFGIAFSNKRWLHFFMLFVPVTGLWMSAVGIVGLALNLRAYDFVSQELRAAEDPEFETFYTKNILLNEGIRAWMAPQDQPHEKFVFPEEVLPRGNAL is encoded by the coding sequence ATGACCATCGCAGTAGGACGCGCCCCCAGTAGAGGGTGGTTTGACGTACTAGACGACTGGTTAAAGCGCGATCGCTTCGTATTCGTAGGTTGGTCAGGAATATTATTATTCCCCTGCGCCTTCCTCGCACTAGGCGGTTGGCTAACCGGCACAACCTTCGTTACCTCCTGGTACACCCACGGATTAGCATCCTCCTACCTAGAAGGAGCAAACTTCCTAACAGTGGCAGTATCCAGCCCCGCAGACAGCATGGGACATTCCCTATTGTTATTGTGGGGACCTGAAGCCCAAGGCGACTTCACCCGTTGGTGTCAGCTAGGTGGCTTATGGACATTCGTAGCATTACACGGAGCCTTCGGCTTAATTGGCTTCATGCTGCGTCAGTTTGAGATTGCGCGTCTAGTAGGTATCAGACCCTACAACGCACTAGCATTCTCAGCACCCATCGCGGTATTCGTCAGCGTATTTTTGATGTACCCCTTGGGACAATCAAGCTGGTTCTTCGCACCCTCATTTGGTGTTGCTGCCATCTTCCGTTTCTTACTATTCCTCCAAGGCTTCCACAACTGGACACTCAACCCCTTCCACATGATGGGCGTAGCGGGTGTACTCGGTGGAGCGCTACTCTGTGCCATCCACGGTGCAACAGTAGAAAACACCCTATTTGAAGACGGCGAAGGGGCAAACACCTTCCGCGCCTTCAACCCCACCCAATCAGAAGAAACCTACTCAATGGTGACAGCTAACCGATTCTGGTCACAGATTTTCGGGATCGCTTTCTCCAACAAACGTTGGTTACACTTCTTCATGTTGTTCGTACCTGTAACAGGGTTATGGATGAGTGCTGTAGGTATTGTCGGTTTGGCATTGAACCTCCGGGCTTATGACTTCGTATCCCAAGAGTTACGTGCGGCAGAAGACCCAGAATTTGAAACCTTCTATACCAAGAACATTTTGCTGAACGAGGGTATCCGCGCTTGGATGGCTCCTCAAGACCAGCCTCACGAAAAATTTGTATTCCCCGAAGAAGTATTACCTCGCGGTAATGCCCTCTAA
- the cysK gene encoding cysteine synthase A — protein MRVARNVTELVGRTPLVQLNRIPQAEGCVAQILVKMESMNPSSSVKDRIGVSMINAAEQEGLISPGKTVLVEPTSGNTGIALAMAAAAKGYRLILTMPETMSGERRAMLRAYGAELELTPGMEGMSGAIRRAQEIVNSTPYAYMLQQFRNPANVKIHRETTAEEIWEDTDGLVDMIVAGVGTGGTITGVAEVLKARKPSFQAIAVEPANSPILSGGKPGPHKIQGIGAGFVPQVLKLQLIDEVITVTDEEAIAYGRRLAREEGLLSGISSGAALCAAIRVAQRPENEGRLIVLIQPSFGERYLSTPLFQDLEAKATASIS, from the coding sequence ATGCGGGTTGCTCGTAACGTTACAGAATTGGTTGGTCGTACACCTTTAGTACAATTGAACCGCATTCCTCAAGCGGAGGGATGTGTGGCACAGATTCTTGTGAAGATGGAAAGTATGAACCCATCTTCGTCTGTGAAAGACCGAATTGGGGTGAGTATGATTAATGCGGCGGAACAGGAGGGACTGATTTCTCCTGGGAAGACGGTATTGGTAGAACCAACATCGGGAAATACAGGCATTGCCTTAGCGATGGCAGCCGCAGCTAAGGGTTATCGTCTAATTTTAACGATGCCGGAAACCATGAGTGGTGAGCGTCGGGCGATGTTACGAGCTTATGGGGCAGAATTGGAACTGACTCCGGGAATGGAAGGGATGAGTGGAGCCATTCGCCGAGCGCAGGAAATAGTGAACAGTACGCCCTATGCCTATATGTTGCAGCAGTTCCGCAATCCCGCGAATGTGAAAATACATCGGGAAACTACCGCAGAGGAAATCTGGGAAGATACCGATGGACTGGTAGATATGATTGTCGCTGGAGTGGGTACTGGTGGTACGATCACAGGTGTAGCAGAAGTTTTGAAAGCGCGTAAACCTAGTTTCCAAGCGATCGCAGTTGAGCCTGCCAATAGCCCAATATTGTCAGGAGGTAAACCAGGCCCACACAAAATTCAGGGAATTGGCGCGGGTTTTGTTCCCCAAGTCCTCAAGCTACAATTAATAGATGAGGTGATTACCGTCACCGATGAAGAAGCGATCGCTTATGGTCGGCGTTTAGCCAGAGAAGAAGGCTTACTATCTGGAATTTCCAGTGGTGCAGCTTTGTGTGCAGCCATTCGCGTCGCTCAACGTCCAGAAAATGAAGGACGCTTGATTGTGTTGATTCAACCTAGTTTTGGCGAAAGGTACTTAAGTACACCTTTGTTCCAAGACCTAGAGGCGAAGGCAACAGCTAGCATTAGCTAA
- a CDS encoding NYN domain-containing protein has product MPRSLIPAVLLVDGYNIIGAWPCLKKTRDKDGLEAARWQLVEAMTSYSSFVGYDTQVVFDAHYQNTSSNKEIITELVSVYYTDFGQTADTYIEKICASLRAEIAQARISRVIVATSDRAQQLTVQGYGAEWLSANQLCGEVEATVCRMRHKYQSRKQSKSRFLASAIDPKARQKLAELRMGI; this is encoded by the coding sequence ATGCCCCGTTCCCTAATCCCAGCCGTTTTATTAGTAGACGGCTACAATATAATTGGCGCTTGGCCTTGCCTGAAAAAAACCCGTGATAAAGATGGACTAGAAGCGGCTCGCTGGCAACTTGTAGAAGCAATGACAAGTTACAGCTCGTTTGTGGGCTACGATACTCAGGTAGTTTTTGATGCCCACTATCAAAATACTTCTAGTAATAAGGAAATCATTACAGAGCTAGTTTCAGTTTATTACACAGATTTTGGACAAACGGCAGACACATACATCGAAAAGATTTGTGCGTCTTTACGTGCCGAAATTGCACAAGCCCGCATTTCTCGCGTAATTGTTGCCACATCAGACCGCGCACAGCAATTAACGGTACAGGGGTACGGGGCTGAATGGTTGTCAGCAAATCAACTGTGTGGGGAAGTGGAAGCTACAGTTTGTCGGATGCGACATAAGTATCAATCCCGTAAACAATCTAAAAGTAGATTTTTGGCTAGTGCCATTGATCCAAAAGCACGACAGAAACTAGCCGAGTTACGTATGGGCATTTGA
- a CDS encoding flavodoxin-dependent (E)-4-hydroxy-3-methylbut-2-enyl-diphosphate synthase: MEIKEIKKPFKPKTQDYETKNFQHVKILDCNQPVSRVIFECWHCKQGLLSEVEGVSPQVLEVACPTCGRTAIRLMANKVISTTAIPSPWN, from the coding sequence ATGGAAATTAAAGAAATCAAAAAACCCTTCAAGCCAAAAACTCAAGACTACGAAACTAAGAACTTTCAACACGTAAAAATACTAGACTGCAACCAACCAGTCAGCAGAGTAATTTTTGAATGTTGGCACTGTAAGCAAGGTTTATTAAGTGAGGTTGAAGGGGTATCTCCTCAAGTTCTAGAAGTAGCTTGTCCTACTTGTGGTAGAACAGCAATTCGATTAATGGCTAACAAGGTAATTTCAACAACTGCTATCCCTTCACCTTGGAACTGA
- the hisD gene encoding histidinol dehydrogenase, which yields MLVLKTTAPEFYSKFQALVSDRREATVDVSGTVRDILADVKVRGDAAVKDYTSRFDHYSPDSHHLSADFIAEQAAKCSAEVKAAIELAAERITSFHQKQLPQDIGYTDDTGVKLGLNWVALSQVGIYVPGGRASYPSSVLMNALPAKIAGVERIVMTVPMPGGEINPAVLAAAQVAGVTEIYSIGGAQAVAALAYGTQTITPVDKIVGPGNAYVAEAKRQVFGTVGIDSIAGPSEILVVSDRQNNPEWIAWDLLSQAEHDPSAQSILITDDESFAQEVIAAVEQILTTLPTKQVATSSWQNHGAVIIVNDLAESIPLLNQLAPEHVELCVDNPQLLASQIKCAGSLFLGRYTPEAIGDYLGGPNHVLPTSRSARFASGLSVYDFLKRITYLECNQAALQKIGQAAVTLAQTEGLPAHAGSVAIRLQS from the coding sequence ATGCTAGTCCTGAAAACAACCGCCCCAGAATTTTACAGCAAATTCCAAGCCTTAGTGAGCGATCGCCGAGAAGCAACGGTTGATGTGAGTGGTACAGTACGCGATATCCTGGCTGATGTGAAAGTGCGGGGTGATGCCGCAGTCAAGGACTACACCAGTCGTTTTGACCATTACAGCCCAGATTCTCACCATTTAAGTGCAGATTTCATTGCTGAACAAGCTGCCAAGTGTTCTGCTGAGGTGAAAGCAGCAATAGAATTAGCAGCAGAACGTATTACATCTTTTCACCAAAAACAACTACCCCAAGATATAGGTTACACAGATGACACAGGTGTAAAATTGGGCTTAAATTGGGTAGCTCTATCTCAGGTAGGAATATACGTCCCTGGAGGACGCGCCAGCTATCCTAGTTCGGTGCTGATGAATGCCTTACCCGCCAAAATTGCCGGGGTAGAACGGATAGTAATGACCGTACCCATGCCTGGAGGAGAAATCAATCCTGCTGTCTTAGCGGCTGCCCAAGTCGCTGGCGTAACAGAAATATATAGTATTGGTGGGGCGCAAGCAGTTGCCGCCTTAGCCTATGGCACACAAACCATTACCCCAGTAGATAAGATTGTCGGCCCTGGTAACGCTTACGTTGCTGAAGCCAAACGCCAAGTATTTGGGACTGTAGGTATTGACAGCATCGCCGGGCCTTCAGAAATTTTAGTTGTCAGCGATCGCCAAAATAATCCAGAATGGATTGCCTGGGATTTATTATCGCAAGCCGAACACGACCCCAGCGCCCAATCTATCCTAATTACCGATGATGAATCCTTTGCCCAAGAAGTAATCGCCGCAGTTGAGCAAATTCTCACTACCCTACCCACCAAACAAGTAGCAACTAGCAGTTGGCAAAATCACGGTGCAGTCATTATCGTTAACGATCTGGCTGAAAGCATCCCCTTACTTAATCAACTAGCCCCAGAACACGTAGAACTATGCGTAGATAATCCCCAATTATTAGCTAGTCAAATTAAATGCGCTGGTAGCCTATTTTTGGGACGCTACACCCCAGAAGCGATCGGCGATTATTTAGGCGGCCCCAATCATGTCCTACCCACTTCCCGTTCTGCCCGTTTTGCTTCCGGCTTAAGCGTTTACGATTTCCTCAAACGCATCACCTACTTGGAATGCAATCAAGCCGCATTGCAGAAAATAGGACAAGCAGCCGTCACCCTAGCCCAAACCGAAGGCTTACCAGCCCACGCAGGTAGCGTTGCCATCAGGTTACAGTCCTAG
- the glf gene encoding UDP-galactopyranose mutase has product MTQSKSDINGNGFKHIISTKVSESNVPELSQLSSSSVSSEQKKQQKSQGFLETPDIVCLSHLRWKFVYQRPQHILSRCAQGRRVYFIEEPIFSKEPLGWLDISQDDSGVVVVVPHLTEGLSEEAINADLRVLVDGFLAEQKISNYICWYYTPMAIAFTSHWQPQAVVYDCMDELSAFKGASPKLKAYEAELFRRANLVFTGGQSLYESKVNQHPNVYAFPSSVDVAHFAKARNLQEPEDQAHIPHPRLGFYGVIDERMDIELLRGIAEMRPDWHLVIIGPVVKIDPATLPQNDNIHYLGSKEYKDLPKYLSGWDLAMLPFARNESTRYISPTKTPEYLAAATPVVSTSIRDVVRPYGDLKLVRIADTVDEFVAAAEVAMQDDNVASGWLSRVDTFLEKISWDRTLASMIKLIDSAIATDNKEDKNGSTGAVTGKQAPNIITRDFVFDYLIVGAGFSGSVIAERLAADGKKVLIVDKRNHIGGNAYDHYDEHGVLVHKYGPHIFHTNSRDVFEYLSHFTQWRAYEHRVLASVDGQLVPIPINLDTINKLYGMNLNSFEAEEFFKSLAEPKEYINTSEDVVISKVGRVLYEKFFRNYTRKQWGLDPSELDKSVIARIPTRTNRDDRYFTDTYQAMPLHGFTRMFESMLNHSNIKVMLNTDYREIEKAIPCREMVYTGPVDEFFEYRYGKLPYRSLEFKHETHNTQVFQPAPVINYPNEHLYTRVTEFKYLTGQEHAKTSIVYEYPQAEGDPYYPVPRPENQEVYKQYKTLADSTPGVYFVGRLATYKYYNMDQCVAQALSVYKQIAVKA; this is encoded by the coding sequence ATGACACAAAGCAAATCTGACATTAACGGTAACGGATTCAAGCACATAATATCTACAAAAGTTAGTGAATCTAATGTGCCAGAATTATCTCAATTGTCATCTTCAAGTGTATCTTCTGAGCAGAAGAAACAACAAAAATCTCAAGGTTTTTTAGAGACACCTGATATAGTTTGTCTATCTCATTTACGATGGAAGTTCGTTTACCAAAGACCACAACACATTCTGAGTCGTTGCGCTCAAGGAAGACGAGTATATTTTATTGAGGAGCCAATTTTTAGCAAAGAACCTTTAGGCTGGTTAGATATTAGCCAAGATGATAGCGGTGTAGTGGTGGTTGTACCACATCTTACAGAAGGTTTGAGCGAAGAAGCAATTAATGCAGATTTGCGGGTGTTGGTTGATGGTTTCTTAGCTGAACAGAAAATTAGCAATTATATCTGCTGGTATTACACACCAATGGCGATCGCATTTACAAGCCATTGGCAACCCCAAGCTGTCGTTTATGATTGCATGGATGAGTTATCTGCTTTTAAAGGTGCATCACCTAAATTGAAGGCATACGAAGCAGAGTTATTCCGCCGTGCCAACTTAGTATTTACCGGGGGACAAAGCCTTTACGAAAGTAAAGTTAATCAACATCCCAATGTTTATGCTTTCCCCAGCAGCGTAGATGTAGCGCACTTTGCCAAAGCCAGAAATCTGCAAGAACCAGAAGATCAAGCTCATATTCCCCATCCCCGGCTGGGTTTCTATGGTGTCATTGATGAGCGGATGGACATTGAACTGTTGCGGGGAATTGCTGAAATGCGTCCCGACTGGCATTTAGTAATTATTGGGCCAGTAGTGAAAATTGATCCCGCAACTCTGCCTCAAAATGACAATATTCATTATCTTGGTAGTAAGGAATATAAAGACCTACCTAAATATTTATCAGGTTGGGACTTGGCGATGTTGCCATTTGCGCGTAATGAATCAACTCGCTATATTAGTCCTACCAAAACTCCAGAGTATCTTGCAGCCGCTACGCCTGTAGTTTCTACTTCCATCCGCGATGTAGTCCGTCCTTACGGGGATTTGAAGTTAGTACGTATTGCCGACACAGTTGATGAGTTCGTTGCAGCCGCCGAGGTGGCAATGCAGGACGATAATGTCGCATCAGGTTGGCTGAGTCGAGTTGATACCTTTTTAGAAAAGATTTCTTGGGATCGGACTTTGGCATCAATGATTAAGTTGATAGATTCAGCGATCGCAACTGATAATAAAGAAGATAAAAATGGTTCTACTGGTGCAGTTACAGGTAAACAAGCACCTAATATCATCACTAGAGATTTTGTCTTCGATTACCTAATTGTTGGTGCTGGATTTTCTGGTAGTGTAATTGCCGAACGTTTAGCAGCTGATGGTAAGAAGGTACTAATTGTAGACAAGCGGAACCACATTGGCGGTAATGCCTACGACCATTACGATGAACATGGTGTTCTCGTCCATAAATACGGGCCGCATATCTTCCACACCAACTCCCGCGATGTTTTTGAGTACCTGTCCCACTTCACCCAATGGCGTGCTTATGAACATCGTGTCCTTGCCAGCGTAGATGGACAGTTGGTTCCCATCCCCATCAACCTGGATACTATCAACAAACTTTATGGGATGAACCTCAATTCATTTGAGGCGGAGGAGTTCTTTAAATCACTGGCTGAACCCAAGGAATACATCAATACTTCAGAAGATGTAGTCATTAGCAAAGTTGGTCGAGTTCTATACGAAAAGTTCTTCCGCAATTACACAAGGAAGCAATGGGGACTTGATCCTTCAGAACTTGATAAGTCAGTAATTGCTAGAATACCTACTCGTACAAATCGGGACGATCGCTATTTTACCGATACTTACCAAGCAATGCCACTGCATGGATTTACCAGGATGTTTGAGAGTATGCTCAATCACTCGAACATCAAGGTAATGTTGAATACAGATTATCGGGAAATTGAAAAAGCGATACCTTGCCGAGAGATGGTTTACACCGGGCCAGTGGACGAGTTCTTTGAATATCGCTATGGTAAGTTACCTTATCGCTCACTGGAGTTCAAGCACGAAACTCACAATACCCAAGTATTCCAACCTGCACCAGTTATTAATTATCCCAATGAACACTTATATACTCGTGTAACTGAGTTTAAGTATTTAACTGGGCAGGAACACGCTAAAACTAGCATTGTTTACGAATATCCTCAAGCAGAGGGCGACCCTTATTATCCTGTACCTCGTCCTGAAAATCAGGAAGTTTACAAGCAATATAAAACTTTAGCGGATAGCACTCCCGGAGTATATTTTGTAGGACGCTTGGCAACTTACAAATATTACAACATGGATCAATGTGTGGCGCAGGCTTTGTCTGTGTATAAGCAAATTGCTGTCAAAGCCTAA
- a CDS encoding 6-carboxytetrahydropterin synthase, which produces MQCIVNRRAQFSASHRYWLPELSEAENIEKFGACSRFPGHGHNYVIFISLAGELDEYGMVLNLSDVKQVIKREVTSQLDFSYLNDIWAEFGQTLPTTENIARVIWQRLVPHLPLVRVQLFEHPELWADYLGNGMEAYLTISTHFSAAHRLAHPNLSQEDNTEIYGKCARPHGHGHNYHLEVTVKGEIDPRTGMIVDLGALNQAIEDHVVEPFDHTFLNKDIPYFAEVVPTAENIALYISNLLRSPIQEIGAKLYKVKLIESPNNSCEIYSTDLESNSVNTAKSEPMLARI; this is translated from the coding sequence ATGCAATGTATAGTAAATCGCCGCGCTCAGTTTTCGGCTAGCCACCGCTATTGGTTGCCAGAACTGAGTGAAGCCGAGAATATTGAGAAATTTGGCGCTTGCTCTCGGTTTCCTGGGCATGGACATAACTATGTCATATTTATCTCCCTAGCTGGAGAATTAGATGAATATGGCATGGTGTTGAACTTGTCGGATGTGAAACAAGTCATCAAGCGAGAAGTTACCAGCCAACTGGACTTTTCCTATCTCAACGATATCTGGGCAGAATTTGGGCAGACTTTGCCAACCACAGAAAATATCGCACGGGTTATCTGGCAGCGACTAGTACCTCACTTGCCTCTAGTCCGCGTACAGTTGTTTGAACATCCTGAACTTTGGGCAGATTATCTAGGAAACGGAATGGAAGCTTACCTCACTATTAGCACTCACTTTAGCGCCGCCCATCGGCTGGCTCATCCCAATCTCAGTCAAGAAGACAACACGGAAATTTATGGTAAGTGTGCGCGTCCTCACGGTCACGGACACAACTATCATTTAGAAGTGACTGTTAAGGGCGAGATTGATCCACGCACCGGGATGATTGTTGATTTAGGTGCTTTGAATCAGGCGATTGAAGATCATGTTGTGGAACCATTCGACCACACATTCTTAAATAAGGATATTCCTTACTTTGCCGAAGTTGTGCCGACGGCTGAGAATATCGCTTTGTATATTAGTAATTTACTGCGATCGCCTATTCAAGAAATAGGAGCCAAGCTTTATAAAGTCAAGTTGATTGAGAGTCCTAATAACTCCTGTGAAATCTACAGCACTGATTTAGAATCGAACAGTGTCAACACAGCAAAATCAGAGCCAATGTTGGCGCGGATTTAA
- a CDS encoding J domain-containing protein, translating to MVDSKKDINHYDTLKVSPNASQAEIKQAYRRLVKLFHPDSNQDTADKEQIIRINAAYEVLGDNQSRLNYDQGLRDQSQRLNSERQQRATSAQEHYKTRRKSGKDADEQVEEWLRLVYHPVNRLLCTILSSLEEQIEELAADPFDDELLDTFQEYLVTCKEDLKQAQTIFRSRPNPPSMARAAAHLYYSLNQVADGLEELGYFPLNYDDRYLHTGQELFRIATRLHCEAQASVSSQ from the coding sequence ATGGTCGATTCTAAGAAAGACATAAATCATTACGACACTCTCAAAGTCAGTCCCAACGCCAGCCAAGCGGAGATTAAGCAAGCTTACCGCCGCTTGGTGAAATTATTCCATCCCGATAGTAATCAGGATACAGCAGACAAAGAGCAGATTATTCGCATTAACGCTGCATACGAAGTTTTAGGCGACAATCAAAGTCGCCTCAATTATGACCAAGGGCTACGGGATCAATCACAGAGATTAAATAGTGAGCGTCAACAACGCGCTACATCAGCCCAAGAACATTACAAAACAAGGCGCAAAAGTGGTAAGGATGCAGATGAGCAGGTAGAAGAGTGGCTACGCTTGGTTTATCACCCAGTCAACCGCTTACTTTGTACCATCCTCAGTTCCTTAGAAGAACAAATAGAAGAACTAGCCGCAGATCCCTTTGATGATGAATTGTTAGATACCTTTCAGGAATACTTAGTCACTTGTAAAGAAGACTTAAAGCAAGCCCAAACTATTTTTCGTTCCCGTCCTAATCCTCCTAGTATGGCTAGAGCCGCCGCCCATCTTTACTACAGCCTCAATCAAGTAGCAGATGGGTTGGAAGAGTTGGGTTATTTTCCCTTAAATTATGACGATCGCTATTTACACACTGGTCAAGAATTATTCCGCATCGCTACGAGATTGCACTGTGAAGCACAGGCTTCTGTGAGTAGTCAATAG